In one Rhodococcus sp. B50 genomic region, the following are encoded:
- the galE gene encoding UDP-glucose 4-epimerase GalE, translating into MRLLVTGGAGYVGSVCTTVLLEQGHDVVVVDDLSTGNAEAVPTGAEFVEGDIAAVADDLLSGPGPRFDGVLHFGAQSLVGESVECPEKYWQGNVVTTLALLEAIRRSGTPRLVFSSTAATYGEPESVPITEDAPTRPTNPYGASKLAIDHAISSYAHAHGLAATSLRYFNVAGAYGGAGENRVVETHLIPLVLQVALGVRDHISVFGTDWPTKDGTAVRDYIHVKDLADAHVLALTTSEPGRHGIYNLGSGEGFTVREVISACERVTGLPIAAVDAPRRAGDPAVLIASSSRAMSELGWNPQHTDLDEIVSDAWEFTRSLGDRLHAVRRG; encoded by the coding sequence TGGTCGTCGACGATCTGTCCACCGGAAATGCCGAGGCGGTACCGACGGGCGCCGAGTTCGTCGAGGGCGACATCGCGGCCGTCGCCGACGATCTGCTCTCCGGACCCGGTCCCCGCTTCGACGGCGTCCTCCACTTCGGCGCGCAATCACTGGTCGGCGAGTCGGTGGAGTGCCCCGAGAAGTACTGGCAGGGCAACGTGGTGACCACCCTCGCCCTGCTCGAGGCCATCCGCCGCTCGGGTACGCCGCGACTGGTCTTCTCCTCGACCGCCGCGACCTACGGCGAGCCCGAAAGCGTGCCGATCACCGAGGACGCGCCCACCCGTCCCACCAACCCGTACGGTGCGTCGAAGCTCGCCATCGATCACGCGATCTCCTCGTACGCGCACGCGCACGGTCTCGCCGCGACGAGCCTGCGGTACTTCAACGTCGCCGGGGCCTACGGCGGCGCCGGAGAGAACCGGGTCGTCGAGACACATCTGATCCCGCTGGTGCTGCAGGTCGCTCTCGGTGTGCGCGATCACATCTCCGTTTTCGGCACCGATTGGCCGACCAAGGACGGCACCGCGGTGCGCGACTACATCCACGTCAAGGATCTCGCCGACGCCCACGTGCTGGCATTGACGACGTCCGAACCCGGCCGGCACGGCATCTACAACCTCGGCAGCGGGGAGGGTTTCACCGTCCGCGAGGTCATCTCGGCGTGCGAGCGGGTCACGGGACTTCCGATCGCAGCGGTCGACGCACCGCGCCGCGCCGGTGATCCGGCCGTTCTCATCGCTTCCAGCAGCCGCGCGATGTCCGAACTCGGGTGGAACCCCCAGCACACCGATCTCGACGAAATCGTCTCCGACGCATGGGAGTTCACCCGGTCCCTCGGCGACCGGCTGCACGCCGTTCGGCGCGGCTGA
- a CDS encoding DUF4192 domain-containing protein, with protein MTTSTPSSSHPLRLTDVGDVIAALPALMGFPPARSIVVMCLTPTGDAPTRPNGKVATIGAVMRHDLVLPGAGEPVPELMRAAFRRFCAVCAREGAESVVAVLVDDGLTDRHDPAIAEVCRLVDDFADHLDAVGIDLAGVYALPEISGGATWFVPGQDITGSVADPGSSVVAAARVFEGSPIRRSRNELEALLVPYPPAVRQEVARCIDEVVETRDREYERCAREGGGERADRVELQAVLAHVEAYGAGTDPSASDVAELAVLLANRTVRDAAMGLATGPLARAAERLWAELARALPDPERADAAALVGFGAYVRGDGPLAGVALAAALESDPRHRLSDLLDQALQAGLRPEAIRGLAETGHEIAMRLGLELPRDESS; from the coding sequence ATGACAACTTCCACGCCCTCGTCCTCGCATCCACTCCGACTCACCGATGTCGGTGACGTGATCGCGGCCCTGCCCGCGCTGATGGGATTCCCGCCGGCACGCTCGATCGTCGTGATGTGCCTGACACCGACCGGTGACGCCCCGACCCGCCCGAACGGGAAGGTCGCGACCATCGGTGCCGTGATGCGACACGACCTCGTCCTGCCCGGGGCCGGCGAACCCGTTCCCGAACTCATGCGCGCCGCGTTCCGACGTTTCTGCGCCGTCTGTGCCCGCGAGGGCGCGGAATCCGTGGTGGCCGTCCTGGTCGACGACGGGCTCACCGACCGGCACGACCCGGCGATCGCCGAGGTGTGCCGGCTCGTCGACGACTTCGCGGATCACCTCGACGCCGTCGGAATCGATCTGGCAGGTGTGTACGCGCTGCCCGAGATATCCGGCGGCGCGACCTGGTTCGTGCCCGGTCAGGACATCACCGGCAGTGTGGCCGATCCAGGTTCCTCCGTGGTCGCGGCGGCGCGGGTGTTCGAGGGCAGTCCGATTCGACGCTCCCGCAACGAACTCGAGGCGCTGCTCGTCCCGTATCCGCCGGCGGTGCGGCAGGAAGTTGCGCGCTGCATCGACGAGGTCGTCGAGACCCGCGACCGCGAGTACGAGCGTTGCGCCCGCGAGGGCGGCGGTGAACGCGCCGACCGGGTCGAACTGCAGGCCGTGCTCGCGCACGTCGAGGCGTACGGCGCCGGAACGGATCCGAGTGCGTCGGATGTCGCAGAACTCGCGGTGCTGCTCGCGAATCGCACGGTGCGGGACGCCGCGATGGGGCTCGCGACCGGTCCGCTCGCACGCGCGGCGGAGCGCCTGTGGGCCGAACTCGCACGCGCCCTGCCGGATCCCGAACGGGCGGACGCCGCCGCACTCGTCGGCTTCGGTGCCTACGTGCGCGGCGACGGCCCGCTCGCCGGCGTCGCGCTCGCCGCAGCCCTCGAATCCGACCCCCGCCACCGGCTTTCGGATCTGCTGGACCAGGCGTTGCAGGCGGGGCTGCGGCCCGAAGCCATCCGCGGCCTCGCAGAGACAGGCCACGAGATCGCGATGAGGTTGGGACTCGAGCTGCCGCGCGACGAGTCGTCCTGA
- a CDS encoding DUF5642 family protein, which yields MTRREVRPRRRTSVGRTVMLAACLVLVPACSETVAGDPRPEPAALTGTASAPATVRAPGELVLPPERFPAPYLAVVLPPEAVAQAAPDLTGIHPGSKVEPGGCLPPTQDYGPGSTAMVVGTDNASRATISVEVARSAPSLTEYRTHLTECSRVDATVRGVTSTVATVLDDDPAAPVDGAETLALTRTVDSGRGSGGMTQSMATRVAQLDDVRVTVTYMSFDSAPPDTASLDRVFRDAVEFAARP from the coding sequence GTGACCCGACGCGAAGTTCGTCCGAGGCGCCGCACATCGGTCGGCCGGACCGTGATGCTGGCCGCGTGCCTGGTGCTCGTGCCGGCCTGTTCCGAGACCGTCGCCGGCGATCCCAGACCGGAACCGGCCGCCCTGACGGGGACTGCGTCCGCACCGGCGACCGTCCGCGCCCCGGGCGAGCTGGTGCTGCCACCCGAACGATTCCCGGCGCCGTACCTCGCGGTGGTCCTCCCACCGGAAGCGGTGGCACAGGCAGCGCCGGATCTGACCGGGATCCATCCCGGTTCGAAGGTCGAGCCGGGAGGATGTCTGCCCCCCACCCAGGATTACGGTCCGGGCAGCACCGCCATGGTCGTGGGTACCGACAACGCGAGTCGCGCGACGATCAGCGTCGAGGTCGCCCGGTCCGCTCCGTCCCTCACCGAGTACCGGACCCATCTGACGGAGTGCTCACGGGTGGATGCGACCGTGCGGGGAGTCACCTCGACCGTCGCCACCGTCCTGGACGACGACCCCGCCGCGCCCGTCGACGGCGCAGAGACCTTGGCTCTGACTCGCACGGTCGATTCCGGCAGGGGATCGGGCGGCATGACGCAGTCGATGGCTACGCGCGTCGCTCAGCTCGATGATGTGCGCGTGACGGTCACCTACATGTCGTTCGACTCGGCTCCGCCCGACACTGCGAGTCTCGACCGTGTGTTCCGGGACGCCGTCGAGTTCGCTGCCCGGCCCTGA
- a CDS encoding proteasome assembly chaperone family protein, producing MDEQSRMYELEFPAPQLTSSDGEGPVLVHGLEGFADAGHAVRLATTHLRENLETELVASFAVDELIDYRSRRPLMTFKADHFSDYAEPELNLYALIDEAGTPFLLLAGAEPDLRWERFITAVRLLAEQFGVRRTIGLNAIPMAIPHTRPLAVTAHSTNKDLIAGHHRWSGELQVPAGVSSLLEFRMGQHGHESVGFSVHVPHYLAQTDYPAAAETLLTNVAEVGGLDLPLQTLGEAAARVREQIDEHIEDNAEVLGVVHALERQYDSYVAAQEQQTSPLPTDESLPTGEEIGAEFERFLAEYDRRGADPGDDLPDLRDGGAGDGGTGEPGSDDGDDSAPR from the coding sequence ATGGACGAGCAGTCCCGCATGTACGAGCTGGAGTTCCCGGCTCCGCAGCTCACGTCATCGGACGGTGAGGGGCCGGTGCTCGTGCACGGTCTCGAGGGGTTCGCCGATGCGGGACATGCGGTGCGCCTCGCGACCACCCACCTGCGCGAGAACCTGGAGACCGAGCTCGTCGCGTCGTTCGCCGTCGACGAGTTGATCGACTACCGGTCGCGGCGCCCGCTCATGACGTTCAAGGCCGACCATTTCTCCGATTACGCGGAACCCGAGCTGAACCTGTACGCGCTCATCGACGAGGCGGGCACCCCGTTCCTGTTGCTCGCAGGTGCCGAGCCCGACCTGAGATGGGAACGCTTCATCACCGCGGTCCGGTTGCTCGCGGAGCAGTTCGGGGTGCGGCGGACCATCGGGCTCAACGCGATCCCGATGGCGATTCCCCATACCCGGCCGCTCGCGGTCACCGCGCATTCGACGAACAAGGATCTCATCGCCGGGCACCACCGCTGGTCGGGCGAACTGCAGGTGCCCGCGGGCGTGTCGTCCCTGCTCGAATTCCGGATGGGTCAGCACGGGCACGAGTCCGTGGGGTTCTCGGTACACGTGCCGCACTACCTCGCGCAGACCGACTATCCGGCGGCCGCCGAGACGTTGCTGACGAACGTCGCCGAGGTCGGGGGTCTCGACCTGCCGTTGCAGACGCTCGGTGAGGCCGCCGCGCGGGTGCGCGAGCAGATCGACGAGCACATCGAGGACAACGCCGAGGTCCTCGGGGTGGTGCACGCGCTCGAGCGGCAGTACGACAGCTATGTGGCCGCCCAGGAGCAGCAGACCTCTCCCCTGCCGACCGACGAGAGTCTGCCGACGGGTGAGGAGATCGGAGCGGAGTTCGAGCGGTTCCTCGCCGAGTACGACCGGCGCGGCGCCGACCCCGGCGACGATCTCCCCGATCTGCGTGACGGCGGGGCGGGCGATGGAGGAACGGGTGAGCCCGGCTCGGACGACGGAGACGATTCCGCGCCGCGCTGA
- a CDS encoding alpha/beta fold hydrolase gives MVPPRARTLRPVPDNEPRIVFRTIHGYRRAFRMAGSGPALLLVHGIGDDSSTWQDVIPHLAEKYTVIAPDLLGHGRSDKPRADYSVAAYANGMRDLLSVLGIESVTVIGHSLGGGVAMQFAYQFPHMVDRLVLVASGGVTKDVHPALRLISVPIVSEALRVLRLPGAMPILRAAGAVLNRVNASPLRPGAVLHDTSDLVRVLGNLPDPTASEAYLRTLRAVVDWRGQVVTMLDRCYLTENLPVQLIWGDHDSVIPIAHAYLAHSAMPGSRLEIFRGAGHFPFRDDPLRFLRVVENFLESTSPLEFDLDRWRRLLVSGVSESQITGGPETRMAVLGAMGSDERSAT, from the coding sequence ATGGTTCCACCGCGCGCCCGGACACTTCGCCCGGTTCCGGACAATGAACCCCGCATCGTGTTCCGCACGATCCACGGTTACCGACGCGCGTTCCGCATGGCCGGCAGCGGTCCCGCTCTGTTGCTCGTGCACGGCATCGGTGACGACTCGTCGACCTGGCAGGACGTCATTCCGCACCTGGCGGAGAAGTACACGGTGATCGCCCCCGATCTGCTCGGGCACGGCCGCTCCGACAAGCCGCGCGCCGATTACTCGGTGGCTGCCTACGCGAACGGCATGCGCGACCTCTTGTCGGTGCTGGGGATCGAGTCGGTCACGGTGATCGGCCACTCCCTCGGTGGCGGGGTGGCGATGCAGTTCGCCTACCAGTTCCCCCACATGGTCGACCGTCTGGTGCTCGTCGCGTCCGGCGGCGTCACGAAGGACGTCCATCCCGCTCTGCGGCTGATCTCGGTACCGATCGTCAGCGAAGCACTGAGGGTTCTGCGGCTGCCCGGGGCGATGCCGATCCTGCGGGCCGCCGGCGCCGTGCTGAACCGGGTCAATGCTTCGCCGCTGCGGCCGGGTGCGGTGCTGCACGATACCTCGGATCTGGTGCGTGTGCTGGGAAACCTTCCGGATCCCACGGCCTCCGAGGCGTATCTGCGTACACTGCGCGCCGTGGTCGACTGGCGCGGCCAGGTGGTGACGATGCTCGACCGCTGCTATCTGACGGAGAACCTTCCCGTCCAGCTCATCTGGGGCGATCACGACAGCGTCATCCCGATCGCCCACGCCTATCTCGCCCATTCGGCCATGCCCGGCTCCCGTCTCGAGATCTTCCGGGGCGCGGGTCATTTCCCGTTCCGCGACGATCCGCTCCGCTTCCTGCGGGTGGTCGAGAACTTCCTGGAGAGCACCTCTCCCCTCGAGTTCGACCTGGACCGCTGGCGCAGGCTGCTCGTGTCGGGTGTGAGCGAATCGCAGATCACCGGCGGTCCGGAGACCCGGATGGCGGTGCTGGGTGCGATGGGTTCGGACGAGCGCAGCGCCACGTGA
- a CDS encoding DEAD/DEAH box helicase: MLLPDLIPDPVDDDALFDAFTTWTTDRGITLYPAQEEALMELVAGSNVILATPTGSGKSMVALGAHFFALATGKRTFYTAPIKALVSEKFFALCDVFGADKVGMMTGDASVNSGAPIICATAEIVANLALREGPDSDIGQVVMDEFHFYSEPDRGWAWQVPLIELPHAQFLLMSATLGDVTFLQKDLTRRTGRPTVEVSGSERPVPLTFSYSQAPIGEAIEELVTTHQAPVYVVHFTQAAALERAQALTSVNMCTKAEKEAIAAALGDFRFSTGFGKTLSRLVRHGIGVHHAGMLPKYRRLIEKLAQDGLLKVICGTDTLGVGINVPIRTVLLTGLTKFDGTRTRQLKAREFHQIAGRAGRAGYDTMGTVVVQAPEHEIENVRALAKAGDDPKKRRKVQRKKAPEGFVSWGEGTFDKLVAASPEPLQSRFSVSNSLLLNVIARPGNCFDAMRHLLEDNHEPRPAQRKHILKAISLYRGLLQAGVVQQLDAPDEFGRRARLTVDLQRDFALNQPLSPFALAAIELLDVDSPTYALDVVSVIESTLDDPRQVLMAQQHAARGEAVAQMKADGIEYDERMELLEEITWPKPLMELLEPAFETYRGGHPWVAEFPLSPKSVVRDMIERSMTFSELVSHYGLARSEGLVLRYLADAYRALRQTVPDFARTEDLEDIIEWLGELIRQVDSSLLDEWESLTHPGVEGDEQQIAFGADSPRPLSANIRAFKVMIRNAMFKRVELASRRRWDDLAALGDGLEAEDWEDLLELYFEEYDEIGTGPDARGPLLFTVEMGPELWRVRQTLHDPQGDHGWALIGEVNLAESDAAGEVVFDEFEIVEG, translated from the coding sequence GTGCTGCTTCCGGATCTGATACCCGACCCCGTCGACGACGACGCGTTGTTCGACGCATTCACCACCTGGACGACCGATCGGGGCATCACACTCTATCCGGCGCAGGAGGAAGCGCTCATGGAGCTGGTCGCCGGTTCCAACGTCATCCTCGCCACGCCGACCGGCTCCGGGAAGTCGATGGTGGCACTCGGTGCGCACTTCTTCGCCCTGGCGACAGGCAAGCGCACCTTCTACACCGCCCCGATCAAGGCCCTCGTGAGCGAGAAGTTCTTCGCGCTGTGCGATGTCTTCGGTGCCGACAAGGTCGGCATGATGACCGGCGACGCGTCGGTGAACTCCGGAGCCCCGATCATCTGCGCAACGGCCGAGATCGTCGCGAATCTCGCGCTGCGCGAAGGACCGGATTCCGACATCGGCCAGGTCGTGATGGACGAGTTCCACTTCTACTCCGAACCCGATCGCGGCTGGGCGTGGCAGGTTCCGCTCATCGAGTTGCCGCACGCGCAGTTCCTGCTCATGTCGGCGACGCTCGGCGACGTGACGTTCCTGCAGAAGGATCTGACCCGGCGCACCGGACGGCCCACGGTCGAGGTCTCGGGCTCCGAACGTCCGGTCCCATTGACGTTCTCGTACTCGCAAGCGCCCATCGGGGAGGCCATCGAGGAACTCGTGACGACGCACCAGGCGCCCGTCTACGTCGTGCACTTCACCCAGGCCGCGGCCCTCGAGCGCGCCCAGGCACTGACCAGCGTGAACATGTGCACGAAGGCCGAGAAAGAGGCAATCGCAGCAGCTCTGGGCGACTTCCGGTTCTCGACCGGTTTCGGTAAGACCCTCTCGCGTCTCGTCCGGCACGGCATCGGCGTGCACCACGCGGGCATGCTGCCGAAGTATCGGCGCCTGATCGAGAAGCTCGCGCAGGACGGGCTGCTCAAGGTCATCTGCGGCACCGACACGCTCGGCGTCGGCATCAACGTGCCGATCCGCACCGTGCTGCTCACCGGCCTGACGAAGTTCGACGGCACCCGCACCCGGCAGCTCAAGGCACGTGAGTTCCACCAGATCGCCGGCCGCGCCGGTCGCGCGGGGTACGACACGATGGGCACGGTCGTCGTGCAGGCACCCGAACACGAGATCGAGAACGTGCGGGCGCTCGCGAAGGCCGGGGACGATCCGAAGAAGCGACGGAAGGTGCAGCGCAAGAAGGCGCCCGAAGGATTCGTCTCGTGGGGTGAAGGCACTTTCGACAAGCTCGTCGCGGCATCGCCCGAACCGCTGCAGTCGCGATTCTCGGTGAGCAACTCGTTGCTCCTCAACGTCATTGCGCGACCGGGCAACTGTTTCGACGCGATGCGTCATCTGCTCGAGGACAACCACGAACCTCGCCCGGCGCAGCGCAAGCACATCCTCAAAGCGATCTCGCTGTATCGGGGGTTGCTGCAGGCCGGTGTCGTCCAGCAACTCGACGCGCCGGACGAGTTCGGGCGTAGGGCCCGACTCACCGTCGACCTGCAACGCGACTTCGCGCTCAACCAGCCGTTGTCGCCGTTCGCCCTGGCGGCCATCGAACTGCTCGACGTCGACTCCCCCACCTACGCCCTCGACGTGGTGTCGGTGATCGAATCGACGCTCGACGATCCGCGTCAGGTTCTCATGGCGCAACAGCACGCCGCGCGGGGTGAAGCGGTCGCGCAGATGAAGGCCGACGGCATCGAATACGACGAGCGCATGGAGTTGCTCGAGGAGATCACCTGGCCCAAGCCTCTGATGGAACTGCTCGAGCCGGCCTTCGAGACCTACCGGGGCGGGCATCCCTGGGTGGCGGAGTTCCCACTGTCCCCGAAGTCGGTGGTGCGCGACATGATCGAGCGCAGCATGACCTTCTCCGAGCTGGTCTCGCACTACGGCCTGGCCCGCTCCGAGGGGCTGGTCCTGCGCTATCTCGCCGACGCCTACCGGGCCCTACGGCAGACGGTGCCCGACTTCGCGCGGACGGAGGACCTCGAGGACATCATCGAGTGGCTCGGCGAACTCATCCGCCAGGTCGACTCGTCGCTGCTCGACGAGTGGGAATCGCTCACCCATCCCGGAGTGGAAGGCGACGAGCAGCAGATCGCGTTCGGTGCAGACTCGCCTCGCCCGCTGTCGGCGAACATCCGCGCGTTCAAGGTCATGATCCGCAACGCGATGTTCAAGCGGGTCGAGCTGGCGTCGCGCCGGCGCTGGGACGATCTCGCGGCCCTCGGCGACGGTCTCGAGGCCGAGGACTGGGAGGACCTGCTCGAGCTGTACTTCGAGGAATACGACGAGATCGGCACCGGTCCCGACGCCCGCGGACCGTTGCTGTTCACCGTCGAGATGGGCCCCGAGCTGTGGCGGGTGCGCCAGACCTTGCACGACCCGCAGGGTGATCACGGCTGGGCGCTGATCGGCGAGGTGAATCTCGCCGAGTCCGATGCGGCCGGTGAGGTGGTGTTCGACGAGTTCGAGATCGTCGAGGGCTGA